Proteins encoded by one window of Candidatus Margulisiibacteriota bacterium:
- a CDS encoding chorismate-binding protein: protein MNKILYKETRTKDIRSITASCLLDTETPISLYLKIRGISPYSFLLESVEEGNNIGRFSIVGWGKVRSLKAYENKLLINDKESTEKKLFVALDRLVSDYSSAETDIFNGFFGYLGYESVYEIEPSISGRPLYGSLPLAYFFMPRTIAVFDKLSHEVKFTFNLEINEKDIDIEKEIDNVLSGMFTTKRFLSKSADTVLSSDISSNFTEETFGDIVKKAKEYIYSGDIFQVVLSQRFEADYSGDPFEIYRHLCSLNPSPYMFYFNFASEFYLLGTSPEIMLKKQGERLTLRPIAGTRKRAATPEEDLRVEQELLGDEKENAEHLMLVDLGRNDLNRVCLSDSIQVNGYKMIERYSHVMHIVSNINGHMLPDKTGVSAVKAVFPAGTLTGAPKVRAMQIIRELENNPRQMYGGLVGYFNSQGDFDSCITIRSIMVRDKKAYFQAGAGIVADSDPAFEYQETLSKARAMLKAISLSKE from the coding sequence ATGAATAAGATTCTATATAAAGAAACACGCACAAAAGATATTCGCTCCATCACAGCCTCCTGTCTGCTCGATACGGAAACACCAATTTCTCTTTATTTGAAAATCAGAGGTATTTCTCCTTATTCTTTTTTGCTGGAGAGCGTGGAAGAAGGTAATAATATCGGTCGTTTTTCCATTGTGGGCTGGGGTAAGGTTCGTTCACTAAAAGCCTATGAAAATAAACTGCTGATAAATGATAAGGAAAGCACAGAAAAAAAGCTTTTTGTCGCACTGGACCGTCTGGTCTCAGATTATAGTTCTGCGGAAACAGATATTTTTAACGGATTTTTCGGTTATCTGGGCTATGAAAGTGTTTATGAGATCGAGCCTTCTATTTCCGGCAGGCCTTTATATGGATCTTTGCCTCTGGCTTATTTTTTTATGCCCAGGACTATTGCTGTTTTTGACAAACTTTCACATGAGGTAAAATTTACCTTTAATCTGGAAATAAATGAAAAAGATATTGATATCGAAAAGGAAATTGACAACGTTTTGTCCGGTATGTTTACTACAAAAAGATTTTTAAGCAAAAGCGCGGATACGGTATTATCATCTGATATCAGCAGCAATTTCACTGAGGAAACATTTGGCGATATAGTAAAAAAAGCCAAGGAATATATATATTCCGGAGATATTTTTCAGGTAGTTTTATCACAGCGTTTTGAAGCCGATTACTCAGGTGATCCCTTTGAGATTTATCGTCATCTTTGTTCTTTGAACCCTTCACCCTATATGTTCTATTTTAATTTTGCGAGTGAATTTTATTTGCTGGGCACCTCTCCGGAAATCATGCTGAAAAAACAGGGTGAAAGGCTTACTCTGCGTCCTATTGCCGGGACCAGAAAACGAGCGGCGACTCCCGAGGAAGACCTGCGTGTAGAGCAGGAACTGCTCGGCGATGAAAAAGAAAATGCCGAACACCTCATGCTGGTAGACCTCGGTCGTAATGATCTGAACAGGGTTTGTCTTTCAGATAGTATTCAGGTTAACGGCTACAAAATGATCGAACGTTATAGCCATGTTATGCATATCGTATCCAATATTAACGGTCATATGCTGCCGGACAAAACCGGTGTTTCCGCTGTCAAAGCCGTATTTCCTGCCGGCACCCTAACCGGCGCGCCCAAGGTCAGGGCCATGCAGATCATCCGGGAACTGGAAAACAATCCCCGGCAGATGTATGGCGGGTTGGTGGGCTACTTTAACAGCCAGGGTGATTTTGATTCCTGTATAACCATCAGAAGTATTATGGTCCGCGATAAAAAAGCCTATTTTCAGGCAGGTGCCGGTATCGTTGCCGATTCAGACCCCGCTTTTGAATATCAGGAAACCCTTAGCAAGGCCAGGGCCATGCTCAAGGCTATAAGTTTGAGCAAGGAGTAA